AGAACGAGAAGGCCTGGCGTGAGCTGCTCGCGCCGTACAAGAAGGCGAGCTGGAGCCGCGCGCTGTTGCAGCTCGCCGACACGGCGCTGCCTTTCCTGGCGCTCTGGGTGCTCATGCTGTGGAGCCTCGGCGGCTCCTACGGATGGACTCTGCTGCTCGCCGTGCCGACGGCGTTCTTCTTCGTCCGCCTGTTCATCATTCAGCACGACTGCGGACATGGGGCGTTCTTCCCCTCCCACACCGCCAACAACGCCCTCGGCGCGGTGCTCGGCGTGGTGACGCTTTTTCCCTACGGCTACTGGAAGCGGACGCACGCCATCCATCACGCGAGCAACGGGAATCTCGACGAGCGCGAGTTCGGCGACATCAGCACGCTGACCGTGGCCGAGTACCTCGCGCTGTCGCCGGTCCGCCGTTTTCTCTACCGCCTCTACCGTCACCCGGTGGTGCTCTTCGGCATCGGACCGGCCTACCAGTTCCTGGTCAAGCATCGTTTCCCGTGGGACATTCCGTTCGCCTGGAAGCGCGAGTGGCGGAGTGTTCTCGGGACGAACGTCGCCCTGGTGGCGGTGTTCGGATCGCTCGGCC
This genomic window from Holophagales bacterium contains:
- a CDS encoding fatty acid desaturase, encoding MTIDPQNEKAWRELLAPYKKASWSRALLQLADTALPFLALWVLMLWSLGGSYGWTLLLAVPTAFFFVRLFIIQHDCGHGAFFPSHTANNALGAVLGVVTLFPYGYWKRTHAIHHASNGNLDEREFGDISTLTVAEYLALSPVRRFLYRLYRHPVVLFGIGPAYQFLVKHRFPWDIPFAWKREWRSVLGTNVALVAVFGSLGLAVGWKAALLVHVPIVLVAGALGVWLFYVQHQFEETYWEHADAWDYYRAGAHGSSFYDLPPVLHWLTGNIGYHHIHHLASQIPNYRLAEAFRENPSMQRVTRLTIRQSLKCARLKLWDEEKRTMVSFAGLARRTAPAAVPAAQPMQS